From the genome of Amycolatopsis camponoti:
GGGTGCTCGCCCTGGCCGCCGACGAAGAAGGCGTGTCCCGGGCAGTGGTCGTGTTGCTGCCCGCCTAGGGTGGCGGGTGAGAGACGGGAGTTCGACGTGCTGCGGTGGCGTGGGCTGGGGGATCTCCCCGGCGGCTGGGGCCGGTGCGTGGTCACCATCGGCGTGTTCGACGGTGTCCACCGCGGGCACCAGGAGCTGGTCGGCCGGACCGTGGCCGCGGCGGCCGAACGCGGGCTGCCGAGCGTCATGCTGACGTTCGACCCGCACCCGTCGGAGGTGCTGCGCCCCGGGAGCCACCCCGCGCAGCTGACCACGTTGCGGCGCAAGGCGGAGATCGTCGAAGGCCTCGGCATCGACGTCTTCTGCGTGCTGCCCTTCACCCTGGAGCTGTCCCGGCTGCAGCCGGAGGAGTTCGTGCACGAGGTGCTCGTCGACCGGCTGCACGCGGCCGCGGTGATCGTCGGCGACAACTTCACCTTCGGCGCCAAGGCCGCGGGCGACGTCGCGCTGCTGCGCACCCTCGGCCGCCGGTTCGGTTTCGCCGCGTACGGCGCCGAACTGCAGGGCAAAGAACTGTCCGAAGAGGACCAGTCGGCGATCACGTTCTCGAGCACCTACGTCCGGTCGTGCATCGACGCGGGCGACGTCGTCGCCGCGGCCGAGGCGCTGGGCCGCCCGCACCGCCTGGAGGGCATCGTCGTCCGCGGTGACGGCCGGGGCCACGAGCTCGGCTACCCGACGGCGAACCTGTCGACGCCGCGCTTCGCCGCCGTTCCCGCCGACGGTGTCTACAGCGCCTGGTTCACCCGCTCGGCCGACCCCTCGCGCCGGTTGCGCGCCGCCGTCTCGGTGGGCACGAACCCGACGTTCTCGGGGCGCGAGCGGACCGTCGAGGCGTTCGTCCTCGACGTCGACGAGGACTTCTACGGCCAGCACGTGGCGATCGACTTCGTGACGCGGCTGCGCGACCAGGTCCGGTTCGCCGACTCGGCCGGGCTGGTCACCCAGATCGACGACGACGTGATCGAGACGAGAAAGGCACTGGAGCTGCCCTCGGACGCCCCGACCGGGGGCGAATAGGGCGGTTTCGCGTTCACGCGCGTGACAGCGGTGGCAAGATGCTCACGGACGGTGTGCGCAGGTAGCGGGCCGAGTGGTTTAGGGGAGCGGAACTGGTGGAGGACCACAAGATCGTCCAGCGGAACATCGCGCTGCAGCGAGAGTGGTACGGCGAACCTCTGGGCGATCGGGTCCGCCGGCTCGTCGTGGCGTTCGACGTTTCGCAGGCGTTCCTGGCCGAGGTCCTCGGGATCAGCGCCCCCATGCTCAGCCAGGTGATGAGCGGGCGGCGGGCGAAGATCGGCAACCCGGTCGTGCTGGCCAGGATGATCATGCTCGAGCGCAAGATCCTGGTGCCCGAGGTCGCCGCGGGCAACCGCGACGCGATGCTGGCCGCGATGGAGGACGTCCGCGACTCCCGGCCCACCGTCGGCCGCGACAACATCCCGGTGGTCAACGAAGACCAGAAGGTCCTCACCTACCTGCGCGACCTGGCCGAGGACGAGGACCTGAGCGAGGCCGCCAAACGGCTCGACGACGAGTTCCCGGCCATCGCCG
Proteins encoded in this window:
- a CDS encoding bifunctional riboflavin kinase/FAD synthetase produces the protein MLRWRGLGDLPGGWGRCVVTIGVFDGVHRGHQELVGRTVAAAAERGLPSVMLTFDPHPSEVLRPGSHPAQLTTLRRKAEIVEGLGIDVFCVLPFTLELSRLQPEEFVHEVLVDRLHAAAVIVGDNFTFGAKAAGDVALLRTLGRRFGFAAYGAELQGKELSEEDQSAITFSSTYVRSCIDAGDVVAAAEALGRPHRLEGIVVRGDGRGHELGYPTANLSTPRFAAVPADGVYSAWFTRSADPSRRLRAAVSVGTNPTFSGRERTVEAFVLDVDEDFYGQHVAIDFVTRLRDQVRFADSAGLVTQIDDDVIETRKALELPSDAPTGGE
- a CDS encoding helix-turn-helix domain-containing protein translates to MEDHKIVQRNIALQREWYGEPLGDRVRRLVVAFDVSQAFLAEVLGISAPMLSQVMSGRRAKIGNPVVLARMIMLERKILVPEVAAGNRDAMLAAMEDVRDSRPTVGRDNIPVVNEDQKVLTYLRDLAEDEDLSEAAKRLDDEFPAIADLLRRAGHGA